In one Pseudomonas fitomaticsae genomic region, the following are encoded:
- a CDS encoding putative 2-aminoethylphosphonate ABC transporter permease subunit: MNSNLALPLPQKQARQMSGAEVGDRIFVLGGKLLLLVLLGVAVLLPLLAIFWRGFSSEAGQGGGWLAAKELVTSDNFHWLLGNSLKVSLSVAAIVVPLAYLFAYALQRTLIPVKGIWRGISLLPLMAPSMLPGIALVYLFGNQGMLRGMLSDNIYGFWGIVLGEVIYTFPHALMILLSALSLADARLFDAASSMGASPAKAFRSITWPATRQAVFAAFCLVFTLTITDFGVPVVVGGDYQVLALEAYKAVVGQQQFGRGALIGMVLLLPALFSFGVDAWLRRRHGDSMSGRAQVFKPAPSKKRDAFYLSVVLLISAALLLVFGMAVFSSLVKFWPYNLSLSLNHYQFNETAGGGWLAYGNSLKMALGTALIGSVLIFTGAYLMEKTRSQRGLNLTLRMLSFVPMAVPGLVLGLGYVFFFNLTGNPLHVLYGTMTLLIVCTIAHYLTTAQMTATTALRQLDAEFEAAALSLKAPLYRHYLRVTVPICLPALLDIVRYLFVSAMTTVSAAIFLYSPDTILAAVAVLNMDDAGNVGGAAAMSTLILFTSAGVSLLLAWTSRGLLRRSQAWRQTAPGH, translated from the coding sequence ATGAACAGCAACCTCGCGCTGCCGCTGCCGCAAAAGCAGGCGCGGCAGATGTCCGGGGCCGAGGTCGGCGACCGGATCTTCGTCCTCGGCGGCAAACTCCTGCTGCTGGTGCTGCTCGGTGTGGCGGTGCTGTTGCCATTGCTGGCGATCTTCTGGCGCGGCTTCAGCAGCGAAGCCGGGCAGGGCGGTGGCTGGCTCGCCGCGAAAGAGCTGGTGACCAGTGACAATTTCCACTGGCTGCTCGGCAACAGCCTGAAGGTTTCCCTCAGCGTCGCGGCGATCGTCGTACCGCTGGCCTACCTGTTTGCCTACGCCTTGCAGCGCACGCTGATTCCGGTAAAAGGCATCTGGCGTGGGATTTCCCTGCTGCCGCTGATGGCGCCGTCGATGTTGCCGGGGATTGCCTTGGTCTATCTGTTCGGCAATCAGGGCATGTTGCGCGGGATGCTGTCGGACAACATCTATGGCTTCTGGGGGATTGTTCTGGGTGAGGTGATCTACACCTTCCCACACGCCTTGATGATTTTGCTGTCAGCCCTGTCGCTGGCAGATGCGCGACTGTTCGACGCTGCGTCGAGCATGGGCGCCAGCCCGGCAAAGGCCTTTCGTAGCATCACCTGGCCGGCGACCCGCCAGGCTGTGTTCGCCGCGTTCTGTCTGGTGTTCACCCTGACCATCACCGATTTCGGTGTGCCGGTGGTGGTCGGTGGCGACTATCAGGTGCTGGCACTGGAAGCCTACAAAGCGGTGGTCGGCCAGCAGCAATTCGGTCGCGGCGCGTTGATCGGCATGGTTCTGCTGCTGCCGGCACTGTTCAGTTTCGGCGTCGATGCCTGGCTGCGTCGTCGGCACGGCGACTCCATGAGCGGCCGCGCCCAGGTGTTCAAACCGGCACCGTCGAAGAAGCGCGATGCCTTTTATCTCAGCGTGGTCCTGCTGATCAGCGCCGCGTTGCTGCTGGTGTTCGGCATGGCGGTGTTCTCGTCGCTGGTGAAGTTCTGGCCATACAACCTGTCGCTGTCGCTCAACCACTATCAGTTCAACGAGACCGCCGGCGGTGGCTGGCTGGCCTACGGCAACAGTCTGAAGATGGCGCTGGGCACGGCGTTGATCGGTAGCGTGCTGATCTTCACCGGTGCCTACCTGATGGAAAAGACCCGCAGCCAGCGCGGGCTGAATCTGACGCTGCGCATGCTCAGTTTCGTACCGATGGCGGTGCCGGGGCTGGTGCTCGGTCTGGGTTACGTCTTCTTCTTCAACCTCACCGGCAACCCGCTGCACGTGCTGTACGGGACCATGACCCTGCTGATCGTCTGCACCATTGCTCACTATCTGACCACCGCGCAGATGACCGCCACCACCGCGCTGCGCCAGCTCGACGCCGAGTTCGAAGCCGCCGCGCTGTCGCTCAAGGCGCCGCTGTACCGGCATTACCTGCGGGTCACCGTGCCGATCTGCCTGCCGGCGCTGCTGGACATCGTGCGCTACCTGTTCGTCTCGGCGATGACCACCGTTTCCGCCGCGATCTTCCTCTACAGCCCCGACACCATCCTCGCGGCGGTGGCGGTGCTGAACATGGATGACGCCGGCAACGTCGGTGGCGCGGCGGCGATGTCGACCCTGATTCTGTTCACCTCGGCGGGCGTGTCCTTGCTGCTGGCGTGGACTTCGCGCGGATTGCTGCGCCGTTCCCAGGCCTGGCGGCAAACGGCGCCCGGTCACTGA
- a CDS encoding putative 2-aminoethylphosphonate ABC transporter ATP-binding protein, whose translation MNPAIATALTNPGAPMKVRGVQKRFGAFTALDNVSLDVAAGELVCLLGPSGCGKTTLLRCIAGLEKQDSGELYLGERDVSHLAPQARDYGILFQSYALFPNLTVEANIAYGLAGSGRDEVRRRVGQMLELVGLTGSEKKYPGQLSGGQQQRVALARALAPAPSLLLLDEPMSALDARVREHLCTELRQLQRNLGITTLMVTHNQDEAMLMADRIAVMNNGKVEQYATPQEIYNRPATPFVAEFVGQGNWLPFQRSSDSHAKVGGMNLRLADGSVHSPSGRLFCRPEAINVNPLVHEENLFPAKVREITFLGNRCRMSFELDQLPGHALLAELAPEAMPRLGAQQIMVALPPRSLQVFA comes from the coding sequence ATGAACCCTGCAATCGCAACTGCCCTGACCAACCCCGGCGCACCGATGAAAGTGCGCGGCGTGCAGAAGCGCTTCGGCGCCTTCACGGCGCTGGATAACGTCTCCCTCGATGTCGCGGCCGGTGAGCTGGTGTGCCTGCTCGGCCCGTCGGGCTGTGGCAAGACCACGCTGCTGCGTTGCATCGCCGGTCTGGAGAAGCAGGATAGCGGCGAGTTGTACCTCGGCGAGCGCGACGTTTCCCACCTCGCGCCCCAGGCTCGGGACTACGGCATTCTGTTCCAGTCCTACGCGCTGTTCCCGAATCTGACCGTCGAAGCGAACATTGCCTACGGCCTCGCCGGCAGCGGTCGCGATGAAGTGCGCCGTCGCGTCGGTCAGATGCTGGAACTGGTCGGCCTCACCGGCAGTGAGAAAAAGTACCCGGGTCAGTTGTCCGGCGGCCAGCAGCAACGAGTTGCCCTGGCCCGCGCCCTGGCCCCCGCGCCGTCGCTGCTGTTGCTCGACGAACCGATGTCGGCCCTCGACGCCCGGGTCCGCGAGCATCTGTGCACCGAGCTGCGCCAACTGCAACGCAACCTCGGCATCACCACCCTGATGGTCACCCACAATCAGGACGAAGCCATGCTGATGGCCGACCGCATCGCCGTGATGAACAACGGCAAGGTCGAGCAGTACGCCACCCCGCAGGAAATCTACAACCGCCCGGCCACGCCGTTCGTGGCCGAGTTCGTCGGCCAGGGCAACTGGTTGCCATTCCAGCGCAGCAGCGACAGCCACGCCAAGGTCGGCGGGATGAACCTGCGCCTGGCCGACGGCAGCGTCCATAGTCCGTCGGGTCGACTGTTCTGCCGCCCGGAAGCGATCAACGTCAATCCGCTGGTACACGAGGAAAACCTGTTCCCGGCCAAGGTCCGCGAGATCACCTTCCTCGGCAACCGCTGCCGCATGAGTTTTGAACTCGATCAATTGCCCGGCCACGCCTTGCTCGCTGAACTGGCGCCGGAAGCCATGCCGCGCCTCGGCGCCCAGCAGATCATGGTCGCCTTGCCGCCACGCAGCCTGCAGGTGTTTGCCTGA
- a CDS encoding LysR family transcriptional regulator — MLSAELKAFYMVARLGSITLAAKKLGLSQPTVTTQIRNLESQYSVELFYRGGRRLSVSDEGARLLPMVKALLQQEADIEFFLRNSGQVQGTLRIAATAPYYILDLVKTFRERLPQVEVSVEIGNSQQVLEALEDYRVDVAASSQLLDDARLIRRVLGSDPLVLAVHRNHPLAAHDHVTLSALAGHTLLMRESGSTTRRLTEELLASAGVSFGPLLEIGSRESIREAVLRNIGISIIARQEVPHDPQLRVLTLENAPQIPEYLYCLKERKNARLPAAFLGLAQEMSPA, encoded by the coding sequence GTGCTGAGTGCCGAGCTGAAAGCGTTTTACATGGTGGCCCGCCTGGGCAGCATCACGCTGGCGGCGAAAAAGCTCGGCCTCAGCCAACCGACCGTGACCACTCAGATCCGCAATCTGGAAAGCCAGTATTCGGTGGAGCTGTTCTACCGTGGCGGCCGGCGTCTGAGTGTCAGCGACGAAGGCGCGCGGCTTTTGCCGATGGTCAAGGCGCTGTTGCAGCAGGAGGCCGATATCGAGTTCTTTCTGCGCAACAGCGGCCAGGTGCAGGGTACGCTGCGCATCGCCGCGACAGCGCCGTATTACATCCTCGATCTGGTGAAGACCTTCCGCGAGCGCCTGCCGCAGGTAGAGGTGTCGGTGGAAATCGGCAACTCGCAGCAGGTGCTCGAAGCGCTGGAGGACTATCGGGTGGATGTCGCGGCATCCTCGCAGTTGCTCGACGATGCACGGCTGATCCGGCGGGTGCTCGGCAGCGATCCGCTGGTGCTGGCGGTTCATCGTAATCATCCGCTGGCGGCGCACGACCATGTGACGCTGAGTGCATTGGCCGGGCATACCTTGCTGATGCGCGAATCCGGTTCGACCACCCGTCGCCTCACCGAAGAGTTGCTGGCCAGCGCCGGGGTCAGTTTTGGCCCGTTGCTGGAGATCGGCAGCCGCGAGTCGATCCGCGAGGCGGTGCTGCGCAACATCGGCATCAGCATCATTGCCCGCCAGGAAGTGCCGCACGATCCGCAGTTGCGGGTGCTGACCCTGGAGAATGCACCGCAGATTCCCGAATACCTCTACTGCCTCAAGGAACGCAAGAACGCGCGCTTGCCGGCGGCGTTTCTGGGGTTGGCGCAGGAAATGTCTCCGGCCTGA
- a CDS encoding heavy metal translocating P-type ATPase, producing the protein MSDSLHTHKPGDGHDHSHKLQPVHQHAHAGDSCCGSKTVTPAPAHSSEDACCSSKAAGPSLVQLSEAKSADARLSSFRIEAMDCPTEQTLIQNKLGKLAGIQQLEFNLINRVLGVTHNLPDTAPIIDAIKSLGMQAEPLEAGVEAPAPAPVKKHWWPLALSGVGALAAEVIHFTSAAPTWVVAIIALISILSGGLTTYKKGWIALKNRNLNINALMSIAVTGAVLIGQWPEAAMVMFLFTVAELIEARSLDRARNAISGLMQMTPEQATVLQADGNWVELDVKSIDLGARVRVKPGERIALDGEVVSGSSTIDQAPITGESLPVEKTVGDKVFAGTINQAGSLEYAVTAAANNSTLARIIHAVEQAQGARAPTQRFVDQFSKIYTPVVFVLALAVAIIPPLFMGAAWFDWIYRALVLLVVACPCALVISTPVTIVSGLAAAARKGILVKGGVYLEGGFKLDYLALDKTGTITHGKPVQTDYLSLDPTADATAPAIAAALAGRSDHPVSLAIANAAVDKGLAALVVDNFEALAGRGVKGEVNGQVYHLGNHRLVEELGLCSPQLEEKLFALEKQGKSVVLLLDRSGPLALFAVADTVKETSREAIRQLHELGVKTLMLTGDNVHTAQAIAAQVGIDQAKGDLLPTDKLQAIEDLYAQGRRVGMVGDGINDAPALARAEIGFAMAAAGTDTAIETADVALMDDDLRKIPAFISLSRHTAAILKQNIALALVIKAIFLGVTFAGLATMWMAVFADMGVSLLVVFNGLRLLRK; encoded by the coding sequence ATGAGCGATTCCCTGCACACCCACAAGCCCGGCGACGGGCACGATCACAGTCACAAACTGCAGCCTGTGCATCAACATGCCCACGCCGGCGATTCCTGCTGCGGGTCGAAAACCGTTACGCCTGCGCCGGCTCATTCGAGTGAAGACGCTTGCTGCTCATCGAAAGCCGCCGGGCCTTCGCTTGTTCAACTGAGCGAGGCGAAAAGTGCCGACGCCCGGTTGAGCAGCTTCCGCATCGAGGCGATGGACTGCCCGACGGAGCAGACGCTGATCCAGAACAAGCTCGGCAAACTGGCCGGGATCCAGCAGCTGGAATTCAACCTGATCAACCGCGTGCTCGGCGTGACCCACAATCTGCCGGACACCGCGCCGATCATCGACGCGATCAAATCCCTGGGCATGCAGGCCGAACCGCTGGAGGCGGGCGTCGAAGCGCCAGCGCCGGCGCCGGTGAAAAAACACTGGTGGCCGCTGGCGCTGTCCGGCGTCGGTGCGCTTGCTGCCGAAGTGATTCACTTCACCAGCGCCGCCCCGACCTGGGTGGTGGCGATCATCGCGTTGATCTCGATCCTCAGCGGCGGCCTCACCACCTACAAGAAGGGCTGGATCGCCCTGAAGAACCGCAACCTCAACATCAATGCGCTGATGAGCATCGCCGTGACCGGCGCGGTGTTGATCGGCCAATGGCCGGAAGCGGCGATGGTGATGTTCCTGTTCACCGTGGCCGAGCTGATCGAAGCGCGCTCGCTGGATCGTGCACGCAACGCCATCAGCGGCCTGATGCAGATGACGCCGGAGCAGGCGACGGTGTTGCAGGCTGACGGCAACTGGGTCGAACTGGACGTCAAAAGCATCGATCTCGGCGCCCGCGTGCGGGTGAAACCCGGTGAGCGTATCGCGCTGGACGGAGAAGTCGTCAGCGGCAGTTCGACCATCGATCAGGCGCCGATCACTGGCGAAAGCCTGCCGGTGGAAAAAACCGTCGGCGACAAAGTGTTCGCTGGCACCATCAACCAGGCCGGTTCGCTGGAATACGCGGTGACCGCAGCGGCGAACAACTCCACTCTGGCGCGAATCATCCACGCCGTGGAACAGGCGCAAGGCGCGCGGGCGCCGACCCAGCGCTTCGTCGATCAGTTTTCGAAAATCTACACCCCGGTGGTCTTCGTTCTGGCCCTGGCCGTGGCGATCATCCCACCGCTGTTCATGGGGGCCGCGTGGTTCGACTGGATCTATCGCGCGCTGGTGCTGCTGGTGGTCGCTTGCCCGTGTGCGCTGGTGATTTCTACTCCGGTGACCATCGTCAGCGGCCTTGCGGCGGCGGCGCGCAAAGGCATTCTGGTCAAGGGCGGCGTGTACCTGGAGGGCGGTTTCAAGCTCGACTATCTGGCCCTCGACAAGACCGGCACCATCACCCACGGCAAACCGGTGCAGACCGATTACCTGTCCCTCGACCCGACCGCCGACGCCACGGCCCCGGCGATTGCCGCCGCGCTGGCCGGGCGCTCCGATCACCCGGTGTCGCTGGCCATCGCCAACGCGGCTGTGGATAAAGGTTTGGCGGCGCTGGTTGTGGATAACTTTGAAGCGCTGGCCGGCCGTGGTGTGAAAGGCGAGGTCAACGGTCAGGTCTACCACTTGGGCAACCATCGTCTGGTCGAAGAGCTGGGCCTGTGCTCGCCGCAACTGGAAGAAAAACTGTTTGCGTTGGAGAAACAGGGCAAGTCCGTGGTGTTGCTGCTCGACCGTTCCGGCCCGCTGGCGCTGTTCGCCGTGGCTGACACGGTCAAGGAAACCAGCCGCGAGGCGATCCGCCAACTGCACGAACTGGGCGTGAAAACCCTGATGCTCACCGGCGACAACGTCCACACCGCGCAAGCGATCGCGGCGCAGGTCGGGATCGATCAGGCCAAGGGCGACCTGCTGCCCACCGACAAACTGCAAGCCATCGAAGACCTGTATGCGCAGGGCCGTCGGGTCGGCATGGTCGGCGACGGCATCAACGACGCGCCGGCACTGGCTCGGGCCGAGATCGGTTTCGCCATGGCGGCGGCCGGCACCGATACCGCGATTGAAACCGCCGATGTCGCCCTGATGGACGACGATCTGCGCAAGATTCCGGCCTTCATCAGCCTGTCGCGCCATACCGCCGCTATCCTGAAACAGAACATCGCGCTGGCGCTGGTGATCAAAGCGATCTTTCTTGGGGTAACCTTCGCCGGGCTCGCCACCATGTGGATGGCGGTGTTTGCCGACATGGGCGTGAGCCTGCTGGTGGTGTTCAACGGTTTGCGCCTGTTGCGCAAATAG
- the cadR gene encoding Cd(II)/Pb(II)-responsive transcriptional regulator, translating into MKIGELAKQTDCAVETIRYYERENLLPEPARSDGNYRVYTQAHAERLTFIRNCRTLDMTLEEIRSLLALRDSPQDQCESVNALIDEHIQHVKARIDGLLALQTQLLDLRQRCGEGPEADQCGILQRLEVSGGVVAAEVEHSHVGRSHGH; encoded by the coding sequence ATGAAGATCGGAGAACTGGCGAAACAGACCGATTGCGCCGTGGAAACCATCCGCTACTACGAGCGTGAAAACCTGCTGCCGGAACCGGCCCGCAGCGACGGCAACTACCGCGTCTACACCCAGGCCCACGCGGAGCGCCTGACTTTCATCCGCAACTGCCGCACCCTCGACATGACCCTCGAAGAAATCCGCAGCCTGCTCGCCTTGCGCGACAGCCCGCAGGATCAGTGCGAAAGCGTCAATGCGCTGATCGACGAGCACATCCAGCACGTCAAGGCGCGGATCGACGGGTTATTGGCCTTGCAGACGCAACTGCTCGACCTGCGCCAGCGTTGTGGCGAGGGGCCGGAAGCGGATCAGTGCGGGATCCTGCAACGGCTGGAAGTGAGTGGCGGAGTTGTGGCGGCGGAGGTTGAGCATTCGCACGTGGGCAGAAGCCACGGCCACTAA
- a CDS encoding thymidylate synthase, protein MKQYLDLVSHVINNGTKQANRTGVNTISFPGAMLRFDLQEGFPAITTRKMAFKSAIGEMCGFLRGVNNAAEFRALGCKVWDQNANENAQWLANPFRQGEDDLGEIYGVQWRKWPAYKQIPLSNTAAIEQTLSNGYKQIAQGEEDGQAYVVLYKAIDQVRQCVDTIIKDPGSRRILFHGWNCAQLDEMALPPCHLLYQFHPNVETKEISLTLYIRSNDLGLGTPFNLTEGAALLSLIGRLTGYTPRWFTYFIGDAHVYENHLDMLNEQLKREPFAMPKLKISDRVPEFAKTGVYQPEWLELVEPSDFSLEGYEHHAPMTAPMAV, encoded by the coding sequence ATGAAGCAATATCTCGATCTGGTGTCGCACGTCATCAACAACGGCACCAAACAGGCCAACCGTACCGGCGTGAACACCATCAGCTTTCCGGGCGCCATGCTGCGCTTCGATCTGCAGGAAGGTTTCCCGGCGATCACCACCCGCAAGATGGCCTTCAAATCGGCCATCGGCGAGATGTGCGGCTTCCTGCGTGGCGTGAACAACGCCGCCGAATTCCGTGCGCTGGGCTGCAAGGTCTGGGATCAGAACGCCAACGAAAACGCCCAGTGGCTGGCCAACCCGTTCCGCCAGGGCGAAGACGACCTCGGTGAAATCTACGGCGTGCAATGGCGCAAATGGCCGGCGTACAAGCAGATCCCGCTGAGCAACACCGCCGCCATCGAACAAACCCTGAGCAACGGCTACAAGCAGATTGCCCAGGGCGAAGAAGACGGCCAGGCCTATGTGGTCTTGTACAAAGCCATCGATCAGGTGCGCCAGTGCGTCGACACGATCATCAAGGACCCGGGCAGCCGCCGTATCCTGTTCCACGGCTGGAACTGCGCCCAGCTCGATGAAATGGCCTTGCCGCCGTGCCATCTGCTGTACCAGTTCCACCCGAATGTCGAGACCAAAGAGATTTCTCTGACCCTCTACATCCGCTCCAACGACCTGGGCCTGGGCACGCCGTTCAACCTCACCGAAGGCGCCGCGCTGCTGAGCCTGATCGGTCGCCTGACCGGCTACACGCCGCGCTGGTTCACCTATTTCATCGGTGACGCCCACGTCTACGAAAACCACCTGGACATGCTCAACGAACAGCTCAAGCGCGAGCCGTTCGCCATGCCGAAGCTGAAGATTTCGGACCGTGTGCCGGAGTTTGCCAAGACCGGTGTTTATCAGCCGGAATGGCTGGAGCTGGTGGAGCCGAGCGACTTCTCGCTGGAAGGCTACGAGCACCATGCGCCGATGACTGCGCCGATGGCGGTCTGA
- the lgt gene encoding prolipoprotein diacylglyceryl transferase has product MLPYPQIDPVALAIGPLKIHWYGLMYLVGIGGAWLLASRRLNRFDPTWTKEKLSDLVFWLSMGVIVGGRLGYVLFYDLSAYIANPTLIFEVWKGGMSFHGGFIGVMLAALWFGKRNGKSFFQLMDFVAPMVPIGLGAGRIGNFINAELWGKATDVPWAMVFPPFSDPAQLPRHPSQLYQFALEGVALFLILWLFSRKPRPTMAVSGMFALFYGIFRFIVEFVRVPDAQLGYLAWNWLTMGQVLCVPMIIGGLFLIWLAYHRAPAAPVAPTA; this is encoded by the coding sequence ATGCTGCCTTACCCGCAGATCGATCCGGTGGCCCTGGCCATCGGTCCGCTGAAAATCCACTGGTACGGCCTGATGTACCTGGTCGGCATCGGCGGCGCGTGGCTGCTGGCATCGCGCCGGCTCAACCGTTTCGACCCGACCTGGACCAAGGAAAAACTCTCCGATCTGGTGTTCTGGCTGTCGATGGGGGTGATTGTCGGCGGGCGTCTGGGCTATGTGCTGTTCTACGACCTGAGCGCCTACATCGCCAACCCGACGCTGATTTTCGAAGTGTGGAAGGGCGGCATGTCGTTCCACGGCGGTTTCATCGGCGTAATGTTGGCCGCGCTGTGGTTCGGCAAGCGTAACGGCAAGTCGTTCTTCCAGCTGATGGACTTCGTGGCGCCGATGGTGCCGATCGGTCTGGGTGCCGGACGTATCGGCAACTTCATCAACGCCGAGCTGTGGGGCAAGGCCACCGACGTGCCGTGGGCCATGGTATTCCCGCCGTTCAGCGACCCGGCGCAACTGCCGCGCCACCCGTCGCAGCTGTATCAGTTCGCGCTCGAAGGCGTGGCGCTGTTCCTGATCCTCTGGCTGTTTTCGCGCAAGCCGCGGCCAACCATGGCGGTCTCGGGCATGTTCGCGCTGTTCTATGGCATCTTCCGTTTCATCGTCGAATTCGTCCGCGTGCCGGACGCGCAACTGGGCTATCTGGCCTGGAACTGGCTGACCATGGGTCAGGTACTCTGCGTACCGATGATCATCGGCGGGCTGTTCCTGATCTGGCTGGCCTACCACCGCGCCCCGGCGGCGCCGGTTGCACCGACCGCTTAA
- a CDS encoding sulfite exporter TauE/SafE family protein has product MEFLLYLALGACAGVLAGLFGVGGGIIIVPVLVFSFTLQGFDPSILTHLAVGTSLATIIFTSVNAVREHHRRGAVRWPIFRWMTVGILLGAGFGALTAEAISGPNLQKIIGVFALVIAAQLALDVKPKASRTVPGKLGLTMAGSVIGWASAIFGIGGGLLTVPFLTWRRVPMQQAVATSSACGLPIAVASAISFMILGWHDPLLPAHSLGFVYLPALLGIALTSMVFARLGARLAHRLSPKLLKRLFAALLFCVGLSFLF; this is encoded by the coding sequence ATGGAATTTCTGCTCTATCTGGCGCTGGGCGCCTGTGCGGGCGTACTGGCCGGGCTGTTCGGGGTGGGCGGCGGGATTATCATCGTCCCGGTGCTGGTGTTCAGTTTCACCTTGCAGGGCTTCGATCCGTCGATCCTGACCCATCTGGCGGTCGGCACGTCCCTGGCGACGATCATCTTCACCTCGGTCAACGCCGTGCGCGAGCATCACCGACGCGGTGCGGTGCGCTGGCCGATCTTCCGCTGGATGACCGTCGGCATCCTGCTCGGTGCCGGTTTCGGGGCGCTGACCGCCGAAGCGATCTCCGGGCCCAACCTGCAAAAGATCATCGGCGTGTTCGCCCTGGTGATCGCGGCGCAGCTGGCGCTGGACGTCAAACCCAAGGCCAGCCGAACGGTGCCCGGCAAGCTCGGTCTGACCATGGCCGGCAGTGTGATCGGCTGGGCGTCGGCGATTTTCGGGATTGGCGGCGGCTTGCTGACCGTGCCGTTCCTGACCTGGCGCCGTGTGCCGATGCAGCAGGCGGTGGCGACCTCGTCGGCCTGTGGCCTGCCGATCGCTGTGGCAAGTGCAATAAGTTTCATGATTCTGGGCTGGCATGATCCGTTGCTGCCGGCCCATAGTCTCGGTTTTGTGTATTTGCCGGCACTGCTCGGCATTGCGCTGACCAGCATGGTGTTCGCCCGTCTCGGCGCGCGGCTGGCGCACAGGTTGTCGCCGAAGTTGCTGAAACGGCTGTTCGCGGCTTTGCTGTTTTGCGTGGGCCTGAGCTTTCTGTTCTGA
- a CDS encoding NRDE family protein has translation MCLIVFAWQPGHAQPLIVAANRDEFYARPSLPLAQWPESPHVHAGRDLEAGGTWLGLGANGRFAALTNIRDPHQPPARRSRGELVAGFLTGNLSIDDYLSDVVARSPDYAGFNLLLGNANELWHFNARSSEPVMLQPGVYGLSNAGLDTPWPKLLKAKAALSAVLDDPQPGRLLDLLSDAQTAPFADLPDTGVGLATESLLSSVFIASQSYGTRASTALIVQADGTRRMVERSFGPYGGHLGEVEVNI, from the coding sequence ATGTGCCTGATTGTTTTCGCCTGGCAGCCGGGGCATGCCCAGCCGCTGATCGTCGCGGCCAACCGTGACGAGTTCTACGCCCGGCCCAGCCTGCCGCTGGCGCAGTGGCCCGAGTCGCCGCATGTTCATGCCGGTCGGGATCTTGAAGCAGGGGGAACCTGGCTAGGCCTGGGCGCCAACGGTCGCTTCGCGGCGCTGACCAACATCCGTGATCCGCATCAACCGCCGGCGCGACGCTCTCGGGGCGAGCTGGTGGCGGGATTTCTCACCGGGAACCTGTCGATCGATGACTATTTGTCCGACGTTGTCGCCCGTTCGCCGGACTATGCCGGCTTCAACCTGCTGCTGGGCAATGCCAACGAGCTGTGGCACTTCAATGCGCGGTCTTCGGAACCGGTGATGTTGCAGCCGGGCGTCTACGGACTTTCAAACGCGGGACTGGATACGCCGTGGCCGAAACTGCTCAAGGCCAAGGCGGCATTGAGTGCGGTGCTGGATGATCCGCAGCCCGGGCGGTTGTTGGATTTATTGAGTGATGCGCAAACGGCACCGTTTGCTGATCTGCCAGATACCGGTGTGGGATTGGCGACCGAGTCGTTGCTGTCGAGTGTGTTCATTGCCAGCCAGAGTTACGGGACTCGGGCGAGTACGGCGTTGATTGTGCAGGCGGACGGGACGCGGCGGATGGTGGAGCGCAGTTTCGGGCCGTATGGCGGGCATCTGGGGGAAGTGGAGGTCAATATATAA